The Pedobacter roseus genome contains a region encoding:
- a CDS encoding helix-turn-helix domain-containing protein, producing the protein MKKYSTIISELDYKIILKVKQLREDKGFSQRELSGEMKLSKSFVGKVEALGQPDKYSIRHLNLIAKALKMKSVIELIPKGVQEYDMIEITYEKVPKLNKDGSESKQFEERIIEIKEIKSNSI; encoded by the coding sequence ATGAAAAAATATTCAACAATCATATCAGAGTTAGATTATAAGATTATTCTTAAAGTCAAGCAATTAAGGGAAGACAAAGGCTTTTCCCAAAGAGAACTAAGCGGGGAAATGAAACTTAGTAAAAGTTTTGTCGGAAAAGTTGAGGCATTGGGCCAACCGGATAAGTATAGCATAAGACATTTAAATCTTATTGCTAAAGCATTAAAAATGAAATCAGTTATAGAATTAATCCCGAAAGGGGTTCAGGAATATGATATGATTGAAATAACCTACGAAAAAGTTCCGAAGCTGAATAAAGACGGAAGTGAGAGTAAGCAGTTTGAAGAACGAATAATAGAAATTAAAGAGATAAAATCGAATTCAATTTAA
- a CDS encoding TlpA family protein disulfide reductase, whose protein sequence is MKKNIYCVLLLLCSMCTGLWAQGKRVDSIAPLYVGAKLPRALFTLESKVLKGRQLSSSSLSRDFNKLIIIDFWASWCGSCLKKFPLLEKMQEKYPYDLKVLLVNSLGTGDTATSLIAKAGPDGAFAEMTLPFVVEDELFLKAFPHRAIPHYVWVIGGEVEGITSSDFLTEENVVMMVERNRKHVQTVSKLKRFKEPKD, encoded by the coding sequence ATGAAAAAAAATATTTATTGTGTTTTATTGCTGCTTTGCAGTATGTGTACCGGCCTATGGGCTCAGGGCAAGCGAGTGGATTCTATCGCACCCCTTTATGTAGGGGCAAAGCTGCCGCGTGCGCTTTTTACTTTAGAGAGTAAGGTGCTTAAAGGCAGGCAACTGTCGTCTAGCTCGCTTTCCAGAGATTTTAATAAGCTGATTATTATTGATTTCTGGGCAAGCTGGTGTGGCTCCTGTCTGAAAAAGTTTCCGCTTTTGGAGAAAATGCAGGAAAAGTATCCTTATGATCTTAAAGTTTTGCTGGTGAATTCATTGGGGACCGGTGATACCGCCACCTCGCTGATTGCAAAGGCTGGGCCGGATGGGGCTTTCGCTGAGATGACTCTGCCTTTTGTGGTGGAGGATGAACTGTTTTTGAAGGCTTTTCCGCACCGGGCTATCCCGCATTATGTCTGGGTAATCGGTGGAGAGGTGGAAGGGATTACTTCAAGTGATTTTTTGACAGAAGAAAACGTGGTAATGATGGTGGAGCGTAACCGTAAGCATGTGCAGACGGTGAGTAAACTAAAGCGGTTTAAGGAGCCAAAGGATTAG
- a CDS encoding type II toxin-antitoxin system VapC family toxin, whose translation MESISPSDYKVTFTDRFFFDTNIWLLLYGTIAHFQEKDQKQYSRLFANILERGNSIYITSLILSEFANVLLRKDFNQWISINKLVNQDFKRDFVGTPEYTSSVEIVSVLINKILALPNILRISDDFTAIDISSILKRFKIIDYNDSYFLEMAESRKMVVVTNDSDLLKIDSNITVISLQNNV comes from the coding sequence ATGGAGTCGATTAGTCCATCCGATTATAAGGTCACATTTACTGATCGTTTCTTTTTCGACACTAACATTTGGTTACTACTTTACGGTACCATTGCTCACTTTCAAGAAAAAGATCAAAAACAATATTCGAGGCTTTTTGCAAATATACTTGAACGTGGGAATTCCATATATATCACTTCACTTATCCTCTCAGAATTTGCAAATGTGCTTCTAAGAAAAGATTTTAACCAATGGATTTCTATAAATAAACTTGTTAATCAAGATTTTAAAAGAGATTTTGTAGGAACTCCAGAATATACTTCTTCAGTTGAAATCGTCTCTGTTTTAATTAACAAAATTCTGGCATTGCCAAATATCCTTAGAATCTCAGATGATTTCACGGCGATAGACATAAGTAGCATTTTAAAACGATTTAAAATTATTGATTACAACGATTCATATTTTTTAGAAATGGCAGAATCAAGAAAAATGGTTGTTGTTACAAATGATTCGGATTTACTAAAGATCGATTCTAATATAACTGTTATTTCACTTCAGAATAATGTTTAA
- a CDS encoding TonB-dependent receptor plug domain-containing protein, translating into MGRIILVFVLLLSISGVRAQDALKGLVVDGTGKGIAGVVVKAGAGSQVLTGDDGSFALGLKAGRVKLSFSAMNFRRLDTVVVVPFAGLFSVVLTGKDQELGTVEVSTGYQTLPKERATGSFLKLSGKLLNEQVGTDIISRLEGVTSSLSIDRKSNGGDGYGIIIRGIGTLQGPRSPLIVLDNFPYEGDLGNINPNDVESITVLRDAAAASIWGARAGNGVIVINTKKARFNDKLKVSFSGNLKVTGKPDQYYQSRISVSDFIDLENYLFDKGYYSSFETDNSHPPLSEVVELRIAARDKLISEADARSRIDALRGYDLREQLNRYVFENATAQQYNLQLGAGTEKRNWLLSAGYDHNVSSLAAPFSRYNVKAEQNFKLGTRLNLTGNLMLTLSNSKSGKTDPSQISSSTGILPPYTQLADGQGNALAVIRDYRTGYINTAGNGKLLDWSYYPLEDYKYSSSVNKVNDVLASLRAAYQLTGWLKLAGTYQFEQQDGQITTINSPQSYYVRNLVNVFSSIDASGSLKRNIPLGSIRDQDYSLLKAHNARVQADINKLMGRHSLSGIIGGEIRSTGVQTSTGRIYGLNESTLSTSVVDYLNPVKTFVTGNTQNVPNRDGLGRTLNRYVSLFANLAYTFDDRYTLSLSGRRDASNLYGLNTNDKWNPLFSSGFAWDLSKEKFWEEACFPF; encoded by the coding sequence ATGGGCAGGATTATTTTAGTTTTTGTTTTGCTCCTGTCTATTTCAGGGGTGAGGGCGCAGGATGCTTTGAAAGGATTGGTTGTGGATGGAACAGGGAAAGGGATTGCAGGGGTAGTGGTAAAAGCCGGGGCCGGTAGCCAGGTGCTGACCGGAGATGATGGTTCGTTTGCCTTGGGACTAAAGGCAGGTAGGGTTAAATTGTCGTTTTCGGCGATGAACTTTAGAAGGCTGGATACCGTGGTGGTTGTACCTTTTGCAGGTTTGTTTTCGGTAGTGCTTACCGGAAAGGACCAGGAGCTGGGAACAGTGGAAGTGAGTACAGGTTACCAGACCTTGCCCAAAGAGCGGGCGACAGGATCGTTTCTGAAGTTATCGGGTAAGCTGCTGAATGAGCAGGTGGGTACCGATATTATCTCAAGGCTGGAAGGGGTGACCAGTAGCCTGAGCATAGACCGTAAGAGTAATGGGGGTGATGGCTACGGGATTATTATTCGCGGGATCGGTACGCTGCAGGGACCGCGCAGCCCGCTCATTGTGCTGGATAACTTTCCTTATGAGGGGGATCTGGGTAACATCAATCCCAATGATGTTGAAAGCATAACCGTTTTACGTGATGCGGCTGCGGCATCGATATGGGGTGCAAGGGCAGGGAATGGGGTGATTGTGATCAATACCAAAAAGGCCAGGTTTAATGATAAACTTAAGGTATCTTTTTCGGGCAATCTGAAAGTGACCGGAAAGCCTGACCAGTATTACCAGAGCAGGATTAGTGTCAGTGATTTTATAGATCTTGAAAATTATCTTTTTGACAAAGGCTATTACAGCAGCTTTGAAACGGACAATTCGCACCCGCCGCTGTCTGAGGTGGTTGAGCTGCGGATTGCAGCGCGCGACAAATTGATCAGTGAGGCGGATGCGCGTTCAAGGATTGACGCGCTGAGGGGCTATGATTTGCGTGAGCAGCTTAACCGTTATGTTTTTGAAAATGCTACTGCGCAGCAATACAATTTGCAGCTGGGGGCGGGCACGGAGAAAAGGAACTGGCTGCTTTCTGCAGGGTATGATCATAATGTCAGCTCCCTTGCTGCGCCCTTTAGCCGTTACAATGTAAAGGCAGAGCAGAACTTTAAGCTTGGTACCAGGTTAAACCTGACCGGAAACCTGATGCTGACCCTTTCCAATAGTAAGAGCGGCAAGACCGATCCATCGCAAATCAGCTCATCCACCGGCATCCTTCCGCCATATACGCAGTTGGCAGATGGGCAGGGGAATGCGCTTGCAGTAATCAGGGATTACAGGACGGGCTATATTAATACCGCTGGCAACGGGAAGCTTTTGGACTGGTCCTATTATCCGCTGGAAGATTATAAGTATTCCAGCTCGGTAAATAAGGTGAATGATGTTCTGGCATCTTTAAGGGCAGCCTATCAGCTGACCGGATGGCTAAAGCTGGCAGGTACCTACCAATTTGAGCAGCAGGACGGGCAGATAACAACCATTAATAGTCCGCAAAGTTATTATGTACGTAATCTGGTGAATGTGTTTTCTTCCATCGATGCCTCTGGATCGCTAAAGCGGAATATACCCCTGGGCAGTATCCGGGATCAGGATTATTCCTTGCTGAAAGCACATAATGCAAGGGTGCAGGCAGATATCAATAAACTGATGGGCAGACATTCGCTCTCGGGGATCATCGGCGGGGAGATCAGGAGTACCGGGGTTCAGACCAGCACAGGGCGGATATATGGGCTGAATGAGTCCACTTTAAGTACTTCGGTTGTTGATTATTTAAATCCCGTTAAAACCTTTGTTACCGGAAATACCCAAAATGTGCCCAACAGGGATGGTTTGGGAAGAACGCTGAACCGTTATGTTTCCCTGTTTGCTAATCTGGCCTATACCTTTGATGATCGTTATACGCTTTCATTAAGCGGGAGGCGGGATGCTTCCAATCTGTATGGCCTAAATACCAATGATAAATGGAACCCTTTGTTTTCGTCCGGGTTTGCGTGGGATCTTTCAAAAGAAAAATTCTGGGAGGAGGCCTGCTTTCCTTTTTGA
- a CDS encoding SusC/RagA family TonB-linked outer membrane protein — MKLRTTFGASGNTDPSTTAVTTITYSGFNSVFTQSPYALFSNYANPELKWERVFMFNAGLDFALRGNRIKGSLEYYRKKSVDLLALTPIDLTAGVGATLVKNSGVISGDGVDLELSSRNITGRFSWSSDFFLNYYKDKVIKNYNSTFNGRGRLNGNVSYTGFVGYPLYGMISFKWAGLDPNTGDPQGILNGAVSKDYNALMGSSLKFEDMVYHGTALPIFTGGLGNSFAYAGLTLSFRMSFKLGYYFRKNVLDYGSLMIGREGTADYANRWQKPGDELRTNVPSLVYPNSDLRDEFYWGSEVNVLKGDHIRMQYVNLGYDVRLPGGKKAAFSKFQVFVVASNLGIIWRANKEHIDPDFNGIPDAKSIAFGFKSSL, encoded by the coding sequence TTGAAACTCAGGACAACTTTTGGGGCAAGCGGGAACACTGACCCAAGCACAACAGCTGTGACCACCATTACCTATTCGGGCTTCAATTCTGTATTTACCCAAAGCCCTTACGCGCTGTTTAGTAATTATGCCAATCCGGAACTAAAGTGGGAGCGTGTGTTTATGTTCAATGCGGGGCTCGACTTTGCTTTACGTGGAAACAGAATAAAGGGCAGCCTGGAATATTACCGCAAAAAATCTGTTGACCTTTTGGCGCTGACCCCGATAGACTTGACGGCCGGGGTGGGTGCTACGCTAGTGAAGAATTCAGGCGTGATATCGGGGGATGGGGTGGACCTGGAACTCAGCAGCCGCAATATTACGGGCAGGTTCAGCTGGTCTTCTGACTTCTTTTTGAATTATTATAAGGATAAGGTGATTAAGAATTACAACAGCACTTTTAATGGCAGGGGAAGGCTGAACGGGAATGTTTCCTATACCGGGTTTGTGGGATATCCGCTTTACGGGATGATTTCTTTCAAATGGGCAGGACTGGATCCTAATACAGGAGATCCGCAGGGGATATTGAACGGAGCGGTGAGTAAGGATTACAATGCGCTAATGGGCAGCTCGCTTAAATTCGAGGATATGGTATACCATGGTACCGCACTCCCCATATTTACTGGTGGGCTGGGTAATAGTTTCGCTTATGCCGGTTTGACCCTCAGTTTCAGGATGAGCTTTAAGCTTGGGTATTATTTCAGGAAAAATGTGCTCGATTATGGCTCACTCATGATAGGCAGGGAAGGAACGGCTGATTATGCAAATCGGTGGCAAAAACCCGGTGATGAACTGCGGACCAATGTGCCAAGCCTGGTTTATCCCAACTCGGACCTCAGGGATGAGTTTTACTGGGGGTCGGAGGTTAATGTACTCAAAGGGGACCATATCCGCATGCAGTATGTGAACTTAGGCTATGACGTTAGGCTGCCTGGTGGAAAGAAAGCAGCCTTTTCCAAGTTTCAGGTGTTTGTGGTGGCAAGTAATCTGGGGATCATCTGGCGGGCAAACAAGGAGCACATTGATCCGGACTTTAACGGTATACCGGATGCAAAAAGCATTGCATTTGGTTTTAAATCATCTTTATAA